A genomic region of Arachis hypogaea cultivar Tifrunner chromosome 5, arahy.Tifrunner.gnm2.J5K5, whole genome shotgun sequence contains the following coding sequences:
- the LOC112800364 gene encoding ubiquitin carboxyl-terminal hydrolase 3-like produces the protein MKTRTREVCVWSGKERRKKLLTKTMASVQQSTSSASSKRWLPLEANPDVMNQFLWGLGLPQDEAECCDVYGLDDQLLEMVPKPVLAVLFLYPITTQTEEERLQQEHEKREYSSKVYFMKQTVGNACGTVGLLHALGNPTSEIKLVEGSFLDKFFKSTASMDPMQRAKFLENDGEMEVAHSVAANAGDTEAADNAYAHFICFACVDGQLYELDGRKSEPISHGPSSPSTLLKDAAKVINSMIQKNPDSINFNVIAVSKKSKDGF, from the exons atgaaaacgAGAACTCGAGAAGTGTGTGTCTGGAGtgggaaggaaagaagaaaaaaactttTAACAAAAACAATGGCGTCGGTACAACAAAGCACCTCTTCTGCTTCCTCTAAAAGGTGGCTTCCTCTCGAAGCTAATCCTGATGTCATGAACCAG TTCCTATGGGGGCTTGGGCTTCCACAGGATGAAGCAGAATGCTGTGATGTTTATGGCTTAGATGATCAGCTTCTCGAAATGGTTCCTAAGCCTGTTCTTGCTGTTCTTTTCCTTTATCCTATAACCACTCAg ACTGAAGAAGAGAGGTTGCAACAGGAACATGAAAAAAGG GAATATAGCAGTAAAGTGTATTTTATGAAGCAAACTGTGGGTAATGCTTGTGGTACAGTAGGATTGCTTCATGCTCTTGGCAACCCCACGTCTGAGATTAAGCTTG TTGAGGGGTCATTCTTGGATAAGTTCTTTAAATCTACTGCAAGCATGGATCCAATGCAG CGTGCAAAATTCCTTGAGAATGATGGAGAAATGGAAGTTGCTCATTCAGTGGCAGCAAATGCTGGCGATACAGAG GCAGCAGATAATGCATATGCTCATTTTATCTGCTTTGCTTGTGTGGATG GTCAACTTTATGAGCTTGATGGAAGAAAGTCAGAGCCAATATCTCATGGTCCATCTTCGCCAAGTACTTTGTTGAAG GATGCAGCTAAAGTGATTAACAGCATGATCCAGAAAAATCCAGACTCCATCAACTTCAATGTCATTGCTGTCTCAAAGAAATCCAAGGATGGATTCTAA